The Virgibacillus sp. MSP4-1 genome has a segment encoding these proteins:
- a CDS encoding DNA-directed RNA polymerase subunit alpha — MIEIEKPKIEAVEVSEDATFGKFVVEPLERGYGTTMGNSLRRILLSSLPGAAVTSVQIDGVLHEFSTIEGVVEDVTTIILNLKKLALKIYSDDVKTMEIDVQGEGTVTAADITHDSDVEILNPDLHIATLSSNAHLHMRITAERGRGYRPAEDNKKEDQPIGVIPVDSIFTPVSRATYQVESTRVGQVANFDKLTLDVWTDGSIRPEEAVSLGAKVFTEHLNIFVGLTDEAQNAEIMVEKEEDQKEKVLEMTIEELDLSVRSYNCLKRAGINSVQELTQKSEEDMMKVRNLGRKSLDEVKYKLADLGLGLRNDD, encoded by the coding sequence ATGATTGAAATTGAAAAACCAAAAATTGAGGCGGTTGAAGTAAGTGAAGATGCTACATTTGGAAAGTTCGTTGTTGAACCACTGGAACGTGGATATGGTACAACAATGGGTAACTCCTTGCGTCGTATCCTATTATCCTCACTCCCGGGTGCAGCTGTAACATCTGTACAGATTGACGGTGTTCTTCATGAGTTTTCAACAATAGAAGGCGTTGTGGAAGATGTTACAACCATCATTTTAAATCTTAAGAAACTGGCACTCAAAATCTACTCTGATGATGTTAAAACGATGGAAATTGATGTTCAGGGAGAAGGAACGGTAACAGCTGCTGATATCACCCACGATAGTGATGTAGAAATCTTGAACCCAGATCTTCATATCGCAACACTATCCAGTAATGCACATCTTCATATGCGTATTACTGCAGAGCGTGGCCGTGGCTATCGTCCGGCTGAGGACAATAAGAAAGAGGATCAGCCTATTGGTGTCATTCCAGTTGACTCTATCTTCACACCAGTATCCCGCGCGACTTATCAGGTTGAAAGTACGCGTGTGGGTCAAGTAGCTAATTTTGATAAGTTAACGCTTGATGTTTGGACAGATGGTAGTATTCGACCAGAAGAAGCCGTTTCTCTAGGTGCAAAAGTATTCACAGAACACTTAAATATTTTTGTAGGACTTACAGATGAAGCACAAAATGCAGAAATTATGGTAGAAAAAGAAGAAGATCAAAAAGAAAAAGTCCTTGAAATGACAATTGAAGAACTGGACTTGTCCGTTCGTTCTTACAATTGCTTAAAACGTGCTGGTATTAACTCTGTTCAGGAACTCACTCAAAAGTCAGAAGAAGATATGATGAAAGTGCGTAATCTGGGTCGTAAATCTCTGGATGAAGTAAAATATAAGCTCGCCGATTTAGGACTTGGGCTGCGTAACGACGATTAA
- the rplQ gene encoding 50S ribosomal protein L17 yields the protein MARTKLGRTTDQRIALLRNLATDLIVKERIETTEAKAKELRSVVEKMITLGKRGDLHARRQAESFLQNVNVDEEDKQTALQKLFADVAPRYEDRQGGYTRILKLGERRGDGAKTVIIELV from the coding sequence ATGGCTAGAACGAAACTTGGTCGTACAACTGATCAACGCATTGCGTTACTCCGAAATTTAGCTACAGATCTTATCGTTAAAGAACGCATCGAGACGACTGAAGCAAAGGCGAAGGAGTTACGTTCTGTTGTTGAAAAAATGATTACTCTTGGTAAACGAGGCGACTTGCATGCCCGTCGTCAGGCAGAATCATTTTTACAGAATGTGAACGTTGATGAAGAGGACAAACAAACAGCTCTTCAGAAGCTGTTTGCCGATGTGGCACCACGTTATGAAGACCGTCAAGGCGGTTACACTCGTATCCTTAAATTAGGAGAGCGTCGTGGAGACGGTGCAAAAACGGTGATTATCGAACTAGTATAA
- a CDS encoding energy-coupling factor ABC transporter ATP-binding protein, which yields MSTAYDIEFKNVSFQYPQSDEWALKDVSFHINENEWVAVIGHNGSGKSTIAKLMNGLLTPQHGHINVKGMEVNEEHIWEVRKRAGMVFQNPDNQFVGTTVIDDIAFGLENHGFPRSEMLKRMDYSLEAVNMEGYENHEPHHLSGGQKQRVAIASVLAVEPDIIILDEATAMLDPKGRGSIMDTVHHVRRERDVSVITITHDLNEVLFADRVIVMNDGKVWREGTPREIFNLHEELNQIGLDTPFVTQLSSSLKAEGIELCQEPLTHKELMDELWTFYSRM from the coding sequence ATGAGTACAGCTTATGATATTGAATTTAAAAATGTCTCCTTTCAATATCCCCAGAGTGATGAGTGGGCTTTAAAGGATGTCTCCTTTCATATAAACGAAAACGAATGGGTAGCCGTTATTGGTCATAATGGTTCAGGCAAATCCACCATTGCCAAGCTGATGAACGGTTTACTCACTCCACAGCATGGTCATATCAACGTAAAGGGTATGGAAGTAAACGAGGAGCACATTTGGGAAGTACGTAAAAGGGCAGGCATGGTCTTTCAAAATCCTGATAACCAGTTCGTGGGAACAACGGTCATCGATGATATTGCTTTTGGACTGGAAAATCATGGTTTCCCTCGGAGTGAGATGCTCAAACGGATGGATTACAGCCTGGAAGCTGTAAATATGGAAGGATATGAAAATCATGAACCTCATCATTTGTCCGGTGGTCAAAAACAAAGGGTGGCCATTGCCAGTGTTCTAGCTGTTGAACCTGATATCATCATCCTGGATGAGGCTACTGCTATGTTGGATCCTAAGGGGCGCGGATCGATTATGGATACGGTTCATCATGTCAGACGGGAGCGGGATGTTTCCGTGATTACGATTACGCATGATTTAAATGAAGTCCTTTTTGCCGATCGGGTCATTGTTATGAATGATGGAAAGGTCTGGAGAGAAGGAACCCCAAGAGAAATATTTAACCTTCATGAAGAACTTAATCAAATTGGATTAGACACCCCGTTTGTTACACAACTGTCAAGTTCGTTAAAAGCAGAGGGTATAGAACTTTGTCAGGAACCATTAACACATAAGGAATTGATGGATGAATTATGGACATTTTATTCAAGAATGTAA
- a CDS encoding energy-coupling factor ABC transporter ATP-binding protein: MDILFKNVSHIYQKNTPFEFRALEDVSFQIPTGSFVAVIGHTGSGKSTLIQHFNGLLKPSSGRIQMDDFELKAGEKVKDIMNLRKRVGVVFQYPEHQLFEETIEKDIKFGPQNFGLSQDTIDARLPEVLKSVGLSEGLLSRSPFDLSGGQMRRVAIAGVLMMDPDLLVLDEPTAGLDPRGQKDIMDMFAQVHKEKQRTTILVTHSMEDALKYADYVFIMDHGKLVMEGNPVDLFQKEQALHEVGLDVPEVIKFLNEFKSKFGYSIPFYGQSIRELAKDMARIIKGGIKDE, encoded by the coding sequence ATGGACATTTTATTCAAGAATGTAAGCCATATATACCAAAAGAATACACCATTTGAATTCAGAGCACTTGAGGATGTCTCCTTTCAGATTCCCACTGGATCATTTGTGGCGGTCATCGGACATACCGGAAGTGGGAAGTCAACGCTCATCCAGCATTTTAACGGCCTGCTCAAACCCTCAAGCGGGCGAATACAAATGGATGATTTTGAATTGAAAGCTGGAGAGAAAGTAAAGGATATTATGAATTTACGAAAACGAGTGGGTGTGGTTTTTCAATATCCTGAGCATCAGCTTTTTGAAGAAACGATAGAAAAAGATATTAAGTTCGGGCCACAGAATTTCGGGCTGTCCCAGGATACGATTGATGCGCGTCTTCCTGAAGTGCTCAAATCAGTAGGTTTGTCGGAAGGACTTCTGTCAAGATCCCCCTTTGATTTAAGCGGTGGACAAATGCGAAGAGTAGCCATTGCAGGGGTATTAATGATGGATCCTGATTTACTCGTGTTAGATGAACCAACAGCTGGTCTGGACCCTCGTGGACAAAAAGATATTATGGATATGTTTGCACAGGTTCATAAGGAAAAACAGCGGACAACGATTCTTGTGACACATAGTATGGAAGATGCCCTGAAATATGCGGACTATGTGTTCATTATGGATCACGGGAAGCTCGTCATGGAAGGGAATCCTGTAGATCTTTTTCAAAAGGAGCAGGCGTTACATGAAGTAGGATTAGATGTCCCTGAAGTGATTAAATTTCTTAATGAATTTAAGTCCAAATTCGGATACTCCATTCCTTTTTATGGCCAGTCCATTCGGGAGTTAGCCAAGGATATGGCGAGAATTATCAAAGGGGGCATAAAAGATGAGTAG
- a CDS encoding energy-coupling factor transporter transmembrane protein EcfT: protein MSSSFIIGQYVPGQSLVHRLDPRMKIVMVFLFIIFIFLANSWLSYMVLTLFALLSVVTTKIAPSYVIKGLKPVWFLIIFTFILHLIVTKEGQILFSIWNFDVYSGALWKGLEISLRFFLLILMTTLLTLTTTPISITDAIESLFQPLNKVRFPVHELALMMSISLRFIPTLMQETDKISKAQASRGVDFRTGPVKERLKAVVPLLVPLFVSAFKRAEELAMAMEARGYKGGEGRTKFRELKLKKADIWILIFFTAVLILFWMLRA, encoded by the coding sequence ATGAGTAGCTCTTTTATCATCGGACAGTATGTTCCCGGTCAATCGCTGGTTCATCGTCTGGATCCACGCATGAAAATTGTTATGGTCTTTCTTTTTATTATATTTATTTTTTTAGCAAACAGCTGGTTAAGCTATATGGTCCTGACGCTATTTGCGCTGTTAAGCGTAGTGACGACAAAAATTGCTCCCTCTTATGTAATAAAAGGCCTTAAGCCTGTCTGGTTTTTGATTATTTTCACCTTTATCTTACATTTAATCGTCACAAAAGAGGGACAGATACTGTTTTCAATCTGGAATTTTGACGTTTATTCGGGAGCCTTATGGAAAGGTCTTGAGATTTCTTTACGTTTCTTTCTGTTAATTTTAATGACGACTTTATTAACATTAACGACGACCCCGATTTCGATAACAGATGCGATTGAAAGTCTGTTTCAGCCTCTGAATAAGGTCCGGTTTCCTGTCCATGAGCTGGCATTGATGATGTCGATTTCTTTACGGTTTATTCCGACGCTCATGCAGGAAACAGATAAAATATCAAAAGCTCAGGCATCCCGCGGTGTAGATTTTCGTACAGGACCGGTAAAAGAGCGACTGAAGGCCGTTGTCCCGTTGCTTGTTCCATTGTTTGTGAGTGCGTTTAAGCGTGCGGAGGAGCTGGCGATGGCAATGGAAGCCAGAGGTTATAAAGGCGGAGAAGGCCGGACCAAGTTCCGCGAGCTGAAACTGAAAAAAGCGGACATATGGATATTGATCTTTTTTACTGCTGTACTGATTCTATTCTGGATGTTACGAGCATAG
- the truA gene encoding tRNA pseudouridine(38-40) synthase TruA encodes MKLERIKCTLQYDGTFFSGFQVQPDQRTVQGDIEAALRRMHRNQLVRITASGRTDTGVHALGQVFHYDTDLELEEEKWKKALNSLLPDDIYITDVKKVSNDFHARFNVRIKEYRYKLLNQKKPDIFHRHHYWHINQDLDVEKMRQAGKYFIGTHDFTSFCSTKTEVQGDKIRTMYNVEILQDDPLLTVSVQGSGFLYNMVRIITGTLVEVGQGKVRPDEVKAILEGKDRTLAGLTAPPQGLYLWQVVYKD; translated from the coding sequence ATGAAGTTGGAACGAATAAAATGCACATTACAATATGACGGAACCTTTTTTTCCGGTTTTCAGGTCCAGCCTGATCAGCGTACGGTCCAGGGGGATATTGAAGCGGCTCTCCGGCGTATGCACCGCAATCAGCTTGTCCGGATTACGGCTTCAGGAAGAACGGATACAGGAGTACATGCTCTGGGACAGGTTTTTCATTATGACACGGATTTAGAGCTTGAAGAGGAAAAATGGAAAAAGGCTTTGAATTCTCTGTTACCGGATGACATTTATATTACCGATGTCAAAAAGGTTTCGAATGACTTTCATGCAAGATTTAATGTAAGAATAAAGGAATATCGATATAAATTATTGAATCAGAAAAAACCTGATATTTTTCACCGTCATCATTACTGGCATATTAATCAGGATCTGGATGTCGAAAAGATGCGACAGGCTGGAAAGTACTTCATTGGTACTCATGATTTTACTTCATTTTGTTCGACCAAAACAGAGGTTCAAGGTGACAAAATCCGCACCATGTATAATGTGGAAATTTTACAGGATGATCCTTTGCTAACGGTAAGTGTACAGGGAAGTGGATTTTTATATAATATGGTACGCATCATTACAGGAACACTTGTGGAAGTCGGACAGGGCAAGGTCCGTCCGGATGAAGTAAAAGCGATTCTGGAAGGTAAAGACCGGACGTTGGCGGGCCTGACTGCGCCGCCCCAGGGTCTGTATTTATGGCAGGTGGTTTATAAAGATTAA
- the purH gene encoding bifunctional phosphoribosylaminoimidazolecarboxamide formyltransferase/IMP cyclohydrolase: MRIKRALLSVSDKVGIVEFARILADNGIELLSTGGTKKLLDVQGIPVVSVEEVTGSPEILDGRVKTMHPAIHGGILAGRNQAEHLRELEEQNIQPIDLIVVNLYPFKETILRENVIEEEVIENIDIGGPAMLRAAAKNARDVTVVIDPNDYQDIGTEIQEHGAVSPEKRRRLAAKVFRHTAHYDALISQFLSEQTNEHEPDYLTLTYEKKQDLRYGENPHQKAAFYKQVQADSSSIANVEQLHGKELSFNNIQDADSALGMVREFQEPAVVAVKHTNPCGVATGETLDEAWQRAYEADPVSIFGGIVALNRNVDEGVAKQLSEIFLEIILAPSFSEEALFILQKKKNIRLLTADFSENQRVRQQIKSVRGGLLVQEEDVYSFKQATIQIPTKRKPTDEEWADLKLAWQVVKHVKSNAILLVKDQKTIGVGAGQMNRVGAAEIAIKQAGESAEAAVMASDAFFPMDDTVEAAAQAGIRAIIQPGGSIRDEDSIEKCDEYGIAMVFTGVRHFKH, encoded by the coding sequence ATGAGGATTAAACGTGCTTTACTGAGTGTTTCCGACAAAGTGGGGATTGTTGAATTTGCCCGAATACTTGCAGACAATGGTATAGAGCTATTGTCTACAGGGGGAACGAAAAAGCTGCTGGATGTTCAGGGGATTCCTGTTGTTAGCGTGGAAGAAGTAACCGGATCACCGGAAATTCTGGATGGTCGAGTGAAAACCATGCACCCGGCGATTCATGGAGGAATTCTTGCCGGGCGCAATCAGGCAGAGCATCTAAGGGAACTTGAAGAGCAGAATATTCAGCCAATCGATTTGATTGTTGTGAATCTGTACCCATTTAAGGAAACCATTTTGCGTGAGAATGTAATAGAGGAAGAGGTTATTGAAAACATTGATATAGGTGGCCCCGCCATGCTTCGTGCAGCAGCGAAAAACGCCCGTGATGTAACTGTAGTCATCGATCCGAATGATTATCAGGACATTGGAACTGAGATTCAAGAGCATGGTGCTGTTTCTCCAGAGAAGCGCAGAAGATTGGCGGCTAAGGTGTTTCGTCATACAGCCCATTATGATGCTTTAATTAGTCAATTTCTAAGTGAACAGACGAATGAACATGAACCTGATTATCTCACGCTTACTTATGAGAAAAAGCAGGATTTGCGTTATGGGGAAAATCCTCATCAAAAGGCAGCTTTTTATAAACAGGTCCAGGCCGATTCCTCGTCAATAGCAAACGTCGAACAGCTTCACGGGAAGGAGCTTTCCTTTAATAATATTCAGGATGCAGACAGTGCCCTGGGGATGGTAAGGGAATTCCAAGAGCCTGCCGTTGTAGCAGTAAAGCATACAAACCCATGTGGAGTGGCTACAGGGGAAACCCTGGATGAAGCATGGCAACGGGCTTATGAAGCAGATCCTGTATCGATTTTTGGCGGAATTGTAGCGTTGAATCGAAACGTGGATGAAGGTGTCGCAAAACAGCTAAGTGAAATTTTCCTCGAAATTATACTGGCCCCGTCGTTTTCTGAGGAAGCCCTGTTTATTTTGCAGAAAAAGAAAAACATCCGGCTGTTAACGGCTGATTTTAGCGAAAATCAGAGAGTTCGTCAGCAGATCAAGTCGGTTCGTGGCGGACTGCTCGTTCAGGAGGAGGATGTTTATTCTTTTAAACAGGCCACCATTCAAATTCCGACAAAGCGGAAACCAACCGATGAAGAATGGGCAGATTTAAAACTGGCATGGCAGGTTGTCAAACACGTGAAGTCAAATGCCATTCTCCTTGTAAAGGATCAGAAGACCATAGGAGTCGGTGCCGGTCAGATGAACCGAGTAGGAGCTGCTGAGATTGCCATTAAACAGGCAGGAGAAAGTGCAGAAGCGGCAGTAATGGCCTCAGACGCCTTTTTCCCGATGGATGATACCGTAGAAGCGGCTGCTCAGGCAGGGATAAGGGCAATTATTCAGCCAGGTGGGTCCATCCGGGATGAAGACTCAATTGAAAAATGTGATGAATATGGCATTGCGATGGTGTTTACAGGTGTTCGTCATTTTAAGCATTAA
- the rplM gene encoding 50S ribosomal protein L13 translates to MRTTFMANDQNVDRKWYVVDAEGQTLGRLASEVAAILRGKHKPTYTPHVDTGDHVIIVNANKVNLTGKKLTDKMYYRHSNYPGGLKARSANEMRTNYAERMIEITVSGMLPKNKLGRKMIKKLHVFEGPEHNHQAQKPEVYELRG, encoded by the coding sequence ATGCGTACAACATTCATGGCGAATGATCAGAACGTTGATCGTAAATGGTATGTTGTTGATGCGGAAGGACAAACTCTTGGTCGTCTGGCTAGTGAAGTTGCCGCTATTCTCCGTGGAAAACATAAACCAACATACACACCGCATGTAGATACTGGTGATCATGTAATCATCGTGAACGCAAATAAAGTAAACCTGACTGGTAAAAAGCTTACAGATAAAATGTATTACCGCCATTCAAATTATCCTGGTGGTCTTAAAGCTCGCAGCGCAAATGAAATGCGTACGAACTATGCAGAAAGAATGATTGAAATTACCGTTTCAGGTATGCTTCCTAAGAACAAATTAGGTCGTAAAATGATCAAAAAACTTCATGTATTTGAAGGACCTGAACACAATCACCAAGCACAAAAACCAGAAGTTTATGAACTTCGTGGGTAA
- the rpsI gene encoding 30S ribosomal protein S9, with protein sequence MAEVQYYGTGRRKSSVARVRLVPGTGKVVVNKRDAEDYFPYETLRRILNQPLEVTETKGSYDVLANVDGGGFTGQAGAIRLGIARALLEADPEYRSALKRAGLLTRDAREKERKKYGLKAARRAPQFSKR encoded by the coding sequence GTGGCTGAAGTACAATACTACGGTACAGGACGTCGTAAAAGCTCCGTAGCTCGTGTTCGTCTCGTTCCTGGTACTGGTAAAGTAGTTGTGAATAAACGCGATGCGGAAGATTATTTCCCATATGAAACACTACGTCGTATTCTAAACCAGCCTTTAGAAGTTACAGAAACTAAAGGCAGCTACGATGTATTGGCAAATGTTGATGGTGGAGGATTCACTGGTCAAGCAGGTGCAATCCGTCTGGGTATTGCCCGTGCTTTGCTTGAAGCAGATCCTGAGTATCGTTCTGCTCTTAAGCGTGCCGGTCTTCTTACTCGTGATGCCAGAGAGAAAGAGCGTAAGAAATACGGTCTTAAAGCAGCACGTCGCGCACCACAATTCTCAAAACGTTAA